The genome window CATCTGCTGGCCTGATGTTTACATTAGAAATTTTAGATCAACTACTCGAAGAAGATTTAACAAAAGGTTATGCTGTTGCAGGTACAGGGGAAATGCTGGCTGATGGCTCTGTTGGAAGAATTGGTGGAATAGATTATAAAATCATTGCTGCGGATCGAGATGATATGGAAATCTTTTTTGCGCCAGATGATGAAATTACTCCAGAAATGAAAGCGAAATATCCTGAGCTGGAATCTAATTATGATACTGCAGTAAGGACTGCTAAAGAAATTGGTACAAAAATGAAAATAGTTCCAGTTAAAACTGTTGATGATGCAATCGAATATTTAAAACAATTACAGCCAAAATAAAGTTTTATTACCGTAACGTGGAGTTGCTTTCCATTCCGACTGGGCGACATAAAAAGTAAAAAGGATTCACACATAGTTTTGTGTATGAATCCTTTTTTCTCTTTGGAAGGTGGATGTCGATAAAAATTAAAAGTTGGGTGATAAAACGTGAAAGTTAGTCGATAAAATTCAAAAGTTTGTCGATAATTCCTGAAAGTGTTCCGATAAAACTAAAAAGTTGGATGTCATTTTGTTAAAACGTATATCATGTGAATCAGCCTCTCGCTTTGCACAAGAGCTATAATGTGATTTTACTGACGTAATTGTTTTCTAACAGCATAAAAGGATGCTAGAAGAATTTCTAGCATCCTTTTTCGTTACTTAAAAACGAATCGGTGGTGTTTGATAATCTTTAGGAAGACTTTGCTCTTTTGTTCCATGTTCTATACTTAAATTGTAAACCTCTGCTGCATGAATATCTACAGCAAGCATAGTATCATCCATAGCTGCAACCCGACTGATTAAAGGTAAAGGTATGTCTTTTTTATGCATTCCTAAATAGGCTTGTCCATTCTTACTCATACCAAGTAAACGTATATTGGATGGGGCATCAAAGCTTTGTAACTGTTCCTTTGTAAATCCAGTATAAATATGTGTGAGCATACGCTGAAGTCGTGTCCACGTATAGCGTTTTGATTTAATTTTCTCCATAAAGCTGCTGAATGAAAGACTTGTTTTCGCTGCTTTAATAAGAGCATGCTCAATTCCTTCTGTTACTTCAGCGTAGCGAGTAAGTTCATTAGGTGTATGCCGAATAAGTGTAAACTGTAAGAAAGGCCAAAATGTTTCCCAACTTGCGAATTTACCGTATTTTTCATACCAATCAGCTAAATAATCAAACGATGCTTTAGGGAGAACGTCTTGCACACTTTGTAGAGCACTGGTTGCTGCTAGAGCCTTGCGTATTCCTGTGGCACTAGCAATTGATGCACCTTCTTGTAAAGCGTCGTGGTAACCTGCTGCAATGCGAGGGATAGTTAATGGCTTAATGTTACTATCTAGCATCATGGCAGCCTCAATATAATGAAAACCAAGTATATTGTTTGGTTGTGCCAAATCAATGTATGTAGCAGGAAACTTTTGAGAAAGCTGTTCATAGGCATAATGTAGACTTTTAGGATAGCTTGCTCCCGTTTTAAGGCTTTTTTTAATAAAAGCGTCATATTCAGTGCGATGATTGTTAATAAGCTGGAACGTATTCATAAAGGGTTGAATGGCACCGTCTTCGCTTCCAAAGGCAAAAGAATCGCAGCCAATTGCAGACAGTAAGGAAATCGCACCTTTTGCGAAATCAGTTGCAGGCGCGGTACTATAGACATAGGGTAGCTCGATGACAATATCAACACCACCTGCCAGAGCCATTTTTGTGCGTGTCCATTTATCGACCATGGCTGGTTCACCACGCTGCAAAAAATTACCACTCATGACAGCGATGACAATATCCGCTTGTGCTACTTTTTTTGCCTGTTCCAAATGATAGGCATGTCCATTGTGAAAAGGATTGTATTCAACTACTATTCCGACTGCTTGCATTAATTAAGCCCCCTTTATCATTATCATTTGCTTCTCGTTCTAAGTAATTTCAGAGCCTGTTGCTTATTAGAACTGTTTGGAGCAAATACACTTACCGTAGTATATAATTATAGGTGGGTTTTATTGAGGTGACAAGAAATTATCTTGACATCTATTTTTACACATTATATAATCAACATTGTTGTCTCGAGGTGATTAAACGAATGAAATGGTCAATTCATCAATTATCTAAATACCGCCAAAACGGGATGCCAATCGATGCCTATGTCCAATTGGACGAGGTGATGGAGCGAAACCAGGATATTCGAGCAATTTCGCCCATTCATGTAAAAGGGCTATGTACTTTCGGTGCATCGCAAATGACATGTCAGCTAACCGTGACAGCGACGTTAACACTACCATGTGCACGCACGTGGGAAGATGTTGAGTTTCCTATCGAAGTTGAGACAGTTGAAGTTTTCAGCTGGATTGACGAGGAAAAACGAGGGGAAGATGACGGAGAAATTCACTATCTTGATGGTGAAGTAATCGACATGAAGCCGGTTATCGAGGAGTTAGTGCTTCTTGAAATACCTTTGCAAGTGTTCAAGGAGAATACCGAAGGACAAGTGCAAGGTGGTAAAAACTGGTCTTACGCAACAGATGAAGACGTTGAACTACACAAAAAAGCTGACACACAAAAAGTGGATCCAAGACTAGCTAATTTAGCTAAGTATTTTGATCAAACAGACGAATAGACGATCTGTAAGGAGGTGCCATCAATGGCTGTACCATTTAGAAGAACTTCTAAAACTGCAAAAAGAAAGCGTCGTACGCATTTCAAACTATCTGTACCTGGTATGGTAGCTTGCCCAAACTGTGGTGAAGCAAAATTATCACACCGTGTTTGCAAAGCTTGCGGACAATACAAAGGTAAAGAAGTAGTAAGCAAATAATACAGTGTTTGCTCACTTAAAAGGCTAGTAGAGAGACCATGGCTCTTTACTAGCCTTTTTGTTGGTTTGAAGAGACAGAATTTTTCGTTAATAACAAAAAGATATATAGTACTATAATAATTGTATGATACAATTTATCCAATGGGACAAAGGGGGAAATAGTGTGGCTTATGTAATTGATAACAAAGATGGTATCATGACGTTTACAATTAATCGAGAAGAGAAGAGGAACGCTGTCAATGATGAAGTTATGGATGGCCTTCGAGAAGTAATTACATATATTCAAAATCATGATGATGTACGTTTTTTAGTCGTGACAGGTGCAGGGGATAAATCATTTTGCTCAGGTGGCGATTTATCTGAATTCCATTCGCTTGAAACTGAGGATGAGGCGTTCGGGATGTTAAGTAAGATGGGCAAAATATTATACGACCTTGCAACATTACCTGTGCCAACGATTGCATTAATTAATGGAACAGCGGTTGGTGGAGGCTGTGAGATTGCAACAGCTTGCGATTTCCGTCTAGTGGCTAGTCACGCGAAGTGTGGTTTTATACAGGGGACATTAGCAATTACGAGCGGCTGGGGTGGCGGTACATACTTATTCGAACGAGGATTACGTCATGATCGCGCGATGAAGATGCTAGTCGATGCAAAGCCTTATCCAGCAGAATTACTATATGAGATTGGTTGGGCAATGCGCGTTTTTGAAGGCTCAAAAGAAGAGGCTTTGAATGATTTTATCGAACATATGCGTAAAATTCATCCTTCTGTGCATAAGGCTTATAAAGAAATTGAGCTTCGCAAGTGGCGTGAGCGTAATATGTATGAGCGTGTTATGGAGGAAGTTCGTACATGTGCAAAATTGTGGGAAAGTGAAGCTCACCATGAGGCAGTTACTAATTTTCTGACAAAGAAGAACAATAAATAATGTATAATGGCAGTGATTATAGCAAAACATAATCGCTGCCTTTTTTAATTCGATGATTCTATTTTGCTCGCACATGCATATAGTAGTAAAAAATGCGAGGGTGATAGATTATGGAATTGAAAAAAAGAAAAGATCAATGGACGAAGGAAGACGATGAAAGATTAGCAGAAATTGTGTTGCATAATGTGCAAAATGGCAAAACGCAGCTAGAAGCTTTTGAAATGGCTGCTGTTGAACTTGGTCGTACAAAACAAGCATGTGGTTTCCGTTGGAATAAAACATTACGTGGTCAATATAGTCAGTCACTACTAGCTGTGCGAAATCAACCGCAACAATCTATGCGAAGCCATTTGAAATTGGCGTTGACAAGTTTTGATGAATTAACAGAGGCCTATCAAAATCTTGAAATTAGGCACCGTGAGTTACAAAATGAGCATGAAAAACTAGTGAAATGGTTGCAGCAAGGATATTCTTTAATGAAAGATTAAAATGAGGAAGCCATTGAAAGTTAAAAGTTCTGTAAAGAAGTTACTTAGAAAAACTGTAAACTTAAACGAAAACATAATCCCACGCTAAGTGTTTATACAATTATTTATTAAACCCCCACTGATTAAAGTTTCACTTTATATATTATCGTAAACACTCAGCTAATCCTGTATAATAAAAGAACCTGCATAGGAGGTGCCTTAGAAAAAGTTCTAAGGCACCTCCTTCTATAGAGAGGGACAAAATGGATCACTTTAAGTATGCGATATATTTGTGATAAGACTGTTTAGAAGGGCGTTATTTCATTTTAGATCGCCCATTTGTAAATGTGGGAGGTGTGGAGTGTTGTGAATATAGCGGTTATTGGTGCTGGGGCTGTAGGTCAGTTAACGGCAAGTTTTTTAGCTGAGTCTGGTGTATCTGTAACGTTGGTTGCAAGAAGACTTGGACAAGTTAAAGAACTTAATGCAAAGAACTTAACACGAGTGAATGTTGATGGAACAAAAACTGTTCAAAAAGTTGCTTCAACTACGAAATTAGAGGAGCTACCACAGCAAGATTTAATTGTGATTGCGGTGAAATATGTACAATTACAAGAGCTTTATGAACAATTGTCTTCATTATCAAGTACAGTGCCGTTGCTGTTTATGCAAAATGGTTTAGCACATTTTGAGGAAGCACTACGTTTGCCACAAAAAAATATAGCCTTTTGTTCTGTGTCATTTGGTGCTCAAATGATAGATCAGTCAACTGTACAACATAGAGGTATAGGTCCTTGTAAAATCGCGATAGAGCGAGGGGATAGTGATGTATTTAATAAGTTGTTGCAACTAAGAAATTCTTTATATCCAATTGAATTGGTTGCTAATGCGGAACAAATGCTATTTGAGAAAGCTGTATTCAATTGCTTGATTAATCCGTTAACGGCTATATTGCAAGTGAAGAACGGAGAGCTAGTAACGAATAAGCAAGCATTTTTATTAATGCAAACCATCTATCAAGAGTTAACGGATGCATTTAAAGGCATAGAACAAACTATACCTTTTTTTAAGGTGATAAACTTATGTGAAAAAACGGCAAGTAATACATCATCTATGTTAGCGGATCGGATGCAAGGGAGAAAAAGTGAAATTGACACAATTGTTGGGGTAATACTAGAAAAAGCTCTAGCAAGTGGTCACAATTTGCCTACTTTACGTACTTTATATCACCAAGTACTTGCGATAGAGGAGAGCGGTGAAAGACGTTGAAAGATTTTTTACATATTGTTATAAGTATTATTATTTTTTGTCCAATCCTCCTTTTTGTGATTGTCTATTTAATTGGTCGAAAGGTTAAATTTCGAGGCACTCATGCTTTTGGAGCAGCATCGGACGTCACGACGTTATGTTTGTTTTTTTCGGTACCACTAGCAATAGGTGTACTATGGAACGTCAATGTTAGCGCGCTATTAGTAACGTTGGCGATAATGATGGCAATAATTTTTACATATATTGATTGGCGAACAAAAAAAGAAATTGAAGTGAAACCGCTGCTTAGGAAAATTTGGCGCTTTCAATTTTTAGTACTAAGTACGGCGTATATTGTTATTTGTATAGTAGGTGTTGTTCAATCCGTAATAGAATATTTACAGGCTGTCTAAGCATTTTCTTTTCATGTTGAAGCCATAAGCGTTAAAATAATAGCATTAAAAATTGTTTTTTTAGTAGTAACTCTATATGTGCAAAAAATATTAAATAAAATTGGTTCATTACCAAATAATGGGGATGGCATTTATTAAAACGTATGCCATGTATTCTAGTTGATTGAAGTGGGACGTCGGACGCCCTTAAGAAAGCGCCCGGTCGGAACGAAAATCAACCCCTGTTATGGAGATGAGCTATAAAATCCCAATTTACACAAGCGATTGTCAACGAATTGAGAGTCTAACGAAAATCTTATTACGGTTTTTCGAAATATTTGTTGGAAATTGTCGTTTTAAATAAACTTTCTAAGGGGAAATCGCATAGTAAGTATTAAAGGGATTTATTTTATTTCAAATGCGCTTATTAAGAGTAAGAGAATGATTTAGTGAGTAGAGGAGTTTGTGTTAAATGAAACTGGAGTCAATCCAAGTACCCATAAAAAATCGTTTGCTAGCAGATTATTGGTCGTCAAATACTGCCATCCATGAGTTTTTTGAATATGAATATAACGATACATCTTTTGAAAAACGGGCGCAATATTTAGAACAGCATGCGCATGATCAAAAGGAATTAACAGCCATCATCCGCCAATTTATGGAGCCACTTGGTATATCGAAGAAAGCGAATGAACATTTACAGCAACTAGAGCAAGGAGCTGTTACGGTTGTCGGGGGGCAACAAGCGGGTATCTTAACAGGCCCTCTTTACTCGGTGCATAAGGCGATTTCAGTCATTGCATTAGCGAAAGAGCAAAGTGTAAAGCTTCAGAGACCGGTTGTTCCTGTTTTTTGGATAGCTGGAGAGGATCATGATTTAGAGGAAATTAACCATACGTATACAGTACATGGTGCGGATATAAAAAAACGTGCTTACAGTGAACGTTCAAGACGTAAAACGATGGCTTCTGTAACAAGTTTAAACAAAGAATCAATGACGCATTTAATGAATACAATTGTGAAGGATATTGGTGAAACAGAATTCACTGAAATGCTTATTAAACAGCTAGTGGATACTCTTAATAAGAGTGAAACATTTACGGACTTCTTTGCTCGACTTATGAACCAATTATTTAAAGATGAAGGTTTATTGATGATTGATGCAGCTGACTTTAAATTCCGTCAATATGAGAGCGAAAGTTTTACCCGTATCATTCATTCTAATGAAGAAATTGCAAAAGTAGTAACGGAGAGGGAAGCAGAGCTTGAACGTGCAGGTTATGGTAAACCTATTTTGGCAACAAACGAAGCGGCCAATCTATTCTATGTAGTAGATGGGGAGCGTCATCTTTTAGAAAGAAAAAACCAACAATTTGTCAATCTAGCTGCAAATATCAAGCTATCTCATGAAGAGTTTTTAGAAATTGCTGAAAAACATCCTGAACAGTTAAGTAATAACGTTGTGACGCGTCCGTTAATGCAAGAAATGACATTACCCGTGCTAGCGTTTGTTGGTGGACCGGGAGAGCTTGCGTACTGGGCAACGTTGAAAGATGCATTCTCTGTGTTAGGTTTACAGATGCCAATTTTTGCTCCACGTCTTCATATCACGATTGTCACACGTCATGTAGAACAACTATTACGTGAACATCATTTAAATGTTGCTGATGTTTGGGATGGGAAAGCGTTACAGCTTAAGGAACAGTTTATTGCTGAAGTACAAGATACTGAAGTGAAGCGTCAAATTCAGACGATGCAACAAGAGCTTTTAGAAAAGTATGCTGCACTTCAAACTTATTTAGAAGAGCAACATCTATTACTAGATAAAATACTTGTGAAAAATAAAGAGAATCATCTAAAGCAATTTGAGTATTTACAGCAAAAGGTTGAACAAACTGTACTTAACAAGCATGAAACGACTATCCGAAAATTTATGACGCTTCAAAATGAGCTATATCCAAATGAAGGATTCCAGGAAAGAACTTATAATCCTTATCAATATTTTAATGAGTTTGGACCTATGTTAATTACTGAAATGTTGAAACAAAATTATAGCATTAGCAATCACCACTATTTAATTTATTTATAATTTTCAATGCTTGTTGATTAGGGAAATATAGGTTTATTATTGAGTGATAAAAGGATTTTTTTTGTTGCTATTTTGCTAATGTGTTCCCATTTTAACTGATTGTAGCGTAGGGCTACTCGAGTGCTCCTGTCGCTTCGCTTTCGTCGCAGAGCAAAGCTTCCTGCGGGAAAGCGAGGTCCCTGTAGCGGAAATCAGAGCCTTCTAATTATGATGGATAATAATGGTTAATCAATATGCCCAATAATTTCCAATGATTGTAACTTAATGCCTAAGTAACAGTTTGATACAATGTTATTTTGATGAACATTGTCAATATAAATAGTAAATAGAGAGTTATCCTACTAAGGGTAGCTCTTTTTTTGTGTCATTTAGCATAGAACCAATAATTTGTTAAAGGTCAAATCGCACATTCAGTGTTAAAATGTCAAGTTTTTTTTAAAAAAAGTGGAGGAAAGTGGTGGGATGTGGTACATTATTTAATAAAGTGGGGTGAATAGCATGTTCATGGGAGAATATCAACACTCTGTTGATGCGAAAGGACGATTAATCGTGCCCGCAAAATTTCGTGAAGCCTTAGGTGAAACGTTTGTTGTGACACGCGGACTTGATAATTGTTTATTTGGCTATCCTATGGATGAATGGCGAAAACTCGAAGAAAAATTAAAGGGCTTACCGATGACCAAAAAAGATACACGTGCATTTGCAAGGTTTTTCTTTTCTGGGGCAACGGAAGTAGAGATAGACAAGCAGGGGCGCATTAATATTCCTTCAACTCTAATGCAGCATGCACATCTTGCGAAAGAATGTGTAGTGTTAGGGGTTTCGAATCGGATTGAAATATGGGCGAAAGATGCTTGGGAGGCTTACTTTAGTGAGTCTGAACAATCCTTTAATGAAATTGCAGAAAATATGATTGGCTTTGATTTTTAACTTTTTTAGACACTTAAGTGTCAGCTGTATGAAGTTAAGGCCTGAAGGGAGCGAGTGTATGTTCGATCATACAACCGTGCTATTAA of Lysinibacillus agricola contains these proteins:
- a CDS encoding nucleotidyltransferase; amino-acid sequence: MQAVGIVVEYNPFHNGHAYHLEQAKKVAQADIVIAVMSGNFLQRGEPAMVDKWTRTKMALAGGVDIVIELPYVYSTAPATDFAKGAISLLSAIGCDSFAFGSEDGAIQPFMNTFQLINNHRTEYDAFIKKSLKTGASYPKSLHYAYEQLSQKFPATYIDLAQPNNILGFHYIEAAMMLDSNIKPLTIPRIAAGYHDALQEGASIASATGIRKALAATSALQSVQDVLPKASFDYLADWYEKYGKFASWETFWPFLQFTLIRHTPNELTRYAEVTEGIEHALIKAAKTSLSFSSFMEKIKSKRYTWTRLQRMLTHIYTGFTKEQLQSFDAPSNIRLLGMSKNGQAYLGMHKKDIPLPLISRVAAMDDTMLAVDIHAAEVYNLSIEHGTKEQSLPKDYQTPPIRF
- the rpmF gene encoding 50S ribosomal protein L32, whose protein sequence is MAVPFRRTSKTAKRKRRTHFKLSVPGMVACPNCGEAKLSHRVCKACGQYKGKEVVSK
- the bshC gene encoding bacillithiol biosynthesis cysteine-adding enzyme BshC, which encodes MKLESIQVPIKNRLLADYWSSNTAIHEFFEYEYNDTSFEKRAQYLEQHAHDQKELTAIIRQFMEPLGISKKANEHLQQLEQGAVTVVGGQQAGILTGPLYSVHKAISVIALAKEQSVKLQRPVVPVFWIAGEDHDLEEINHTYTVHGADIKKRAYSERSRRKTMASVTSLNKESMTHLMNTIVKDIGETEFTEMLIKQLVDTLNKSETFTDFFARLMNQLFKDEGLLMIDAADFKFRQYESESFTRIIHSNEEIAKVVTEREAELERAGYGKPILATNEAANLFYVVDGERHLLERKNQQFVNLAANIKLSHEEFLEIAEKHPEQLSNNVVTRPLMQEMTLPVLAFVGGPGELAYWATLKDAFSVLGLQMPIFAPRLHITIVTRHVEQLLREHHLNVADVWDGKALQLKEQFIAEVQDTEVKRQIQTMQQELLEKYAALQTYLEEQHLLLDKILVKNKENHLKQFEYLQQKVEQTVLNKHETTIRKFMTLQNELYPNEGFQERTYNPYQYFNEFGPMLITEMLKQNYSISNHHYLIYL
- a CDS encoding ketopantoate reductase family protein, coding for MNIAVIGAGAVGQLTASFLAESGVSVTLVARRLGQVKELNAKNLTRVNVDGTKTVQKVASTTKLEELPQQDLIVIAVKYVQLQELYEQLSSLSSTVPLLFMQNGLAHFEEALRLPQKNIAFCSVSFGAQMIDQSTVQHRGIGPCKIAIERGDSDVFNKLLQLRNSLYPIELVANAEQMLFEKAVFNCLINPLTAILQVKNGELVTNKQAFLLMQTIYQELTDAFKGIEQTIPFFKVINLCEKTASNTSSMLADRMQGRKSEIDTIVGVILEKALASGHNLPTLRTLYHQVLAIEESGERR
- a CDS encoding DUF3397 domain-containing protein, coding for MKDFLHIVISIIIFCPILLFVIVYLIGRKVKFRGTHAFGAASDVTTLCLFFSVPLAIGVLWNVNVSALLVTLAIMMAIIFTYIDWRTKKEIEVKPLLRKIWRFQFLVLSTAYIVICIVGVVQSVIEYLQAV
- a CDS encoding YceD family protein; its protein translation is MKWSIHQLSKYRQNGMPIDAYVQLDEVMERNQDIRAISPIHVKGLCTFGASQMTCQLTVTATLTLPCARTWEDVEFPIEVETVEVFSWIDEEKRGEDDGEIHYLDGEVIDMKPVIEELVLLEIPLQVFKENTEGQVQGGKNWSYATDEDVELHKKADTQKVDPRLANLAKYFDQTDE
- a CDS encoding transcriptional regulator, which codes for MELKKRKDQWTKEDDERLAEIVLHNVQNGKTQLEAFEMAAVELGRTKQACGFRWNKTLRGQYSQSLLAVRNQPQQSMRSHLKLALTSFDELTEAYQNLEIRHRELQNEHEKLVKWLQQGYSLMKD
- a CDS encoding enoyl-CoA hydratase/isomerase family protein is translated as MAYVIDNKDGIMTFTINREEKRNAVNDEVMDGLREVITYIQNHDDVRFLVVTGAGDKSFCSGGDLSEFHSLETEDEAFGMLSKMGKILYDLATLPVPTIALINGTAVGGGCEIATACDFRLVASHAKCGFIQGTLAITSGWGGGTYLFERGLRHDRAMKMLVDAKPYPAELLYEIGWAMRVFEGSKEEALNDFIEHMRKIHPSVHKAYKEIELRKWRERNMYERVMEEVRTCAKLWESEAHHEAVTNFLTKKNNK
- the mraZ gene encoding division/cell wall cluster transcriptional repressor MraZ, which encodes MFMGEYQHSVDAKGRLIVPAKFREALGETFVVTRGLDNCLFGYPMDEWRKLEEKLKGLPMTKKDTRAFARFFFSGATEVEIDKQGRINIPSTLMQHAHLAKECVVLGVSNRIEIWAKDAWEAYFSESEQSFNEIAENMIGFDF